A part of Nevskiales bacterium genomic DNA contains:
- the fadB gene encoding fatty acid oxidation complex subunit alpha FadB: MIYAGKSLRCQLLDGGIAELCFDREKDAINKFDLRTVNELREAGQALAKAQGVKGLLVTSAKDGFIVGADITEFGQNFQRSEEEIASWAYEANKVFSAIEDLPFPSCTAINGIALGGGFEMCLATDYRVMSSKAQVGLPEVKLGIFPGFGGTVRLPRLIGADNAIEWIAGGGQQKPETALKVHAVDAVVPPEKLKDAALKLLGLAIDGKLDWKARRAQKTGPLKLDMVEGMMAFETAKAYVASQAGKHYPAPVEAVKAIQKAAPKSRDEALKIEGQHFAKVAKTTVADALIGLFLNDQFLKKKAKAAAKIARPVKQAAVLGAGIMGGGIAYQSAVKGTPIIMKDIADKALDLGMSEANKLLAKQVERKKLTPEKAGAILASIRPTLNYGDFGNVDIVIEAVVENPKVKKSVLAEVEGLVKPGTIIASNTSSISIDELATALKHPENFLGMHFFNPVHRMPLVEVIYGSKTSKEAIATVANYASAMGKTPIVVKNCPGFLVNRILFPYFGGWSALLRDGADFQKIDKVMENFGWPMGPAYLQDVVGIDTSHHVGDVLAEGYPDRMSKAFKTALDVMYENKRYGQKNGVGFYKYETDPKGKPKKVVDPSTYDLIKSVQPNGQKDFSDEEIIDRHMLPMIIETVRCLDEGIVESPQEADMGLILGIGFPPFRGGALKYCDTIGMKTVLEKAAKYAHLGKLYEPTASMKKMAADGKTYYSK, encoded by the coding sequence ATGATCTACGCAGGCAAATCCCTCCGCTGCCAGCTGCTCGACGGCGGCATCGCCGAGCTGTGCTTCGACCGCGAAAAGGACGCCATCAACAAGTTCGACTTGCGCACCGTCAACGAGCTGCGCGAGGCCGGCCAGGCGCTGGCCAAGGCCCAGGGTGTGAAGGGCCTCTTGGTGACCTCGGCCAAGGATGGCTTCATCGTCGGCGCCGACATCACCGAGTTCGGCCAGAACTTCCAGCGCTCGGAGGAGGAGATCGCCAGCTGGGCCTACGAGGCCAACAAGGTGTTCAGCGCGATCGAGGACCTGCCGTTTCCGTCCTGCACCGCCATCAATGGCATCGCGCTGGGCGGCGGCTTCGAGATGTGCCTGGCGACGGACTACCGCGTGATGTCGAGCAAGGCCCAGGTCGGCCTGCCCGAGGTCAAGCTGGGCATCTTCCCGGGCTTCGGCGGCACGGTGCGTCTGCCGCGCCTGATCGGCGCCGACAACGCCATCGAGTGGATCGCCGGCGGCGGCCAGCAGAAGCCGGAGACCGCGCTCAAGGTACACGCGGTGGACGCCGTAGTGCCGCCGGAGAAGCTCAAGGACGCGGCGCTCAAGCTGCTCGGGCTTGCGATCGACGGCAAGCTGGACTGGAAGGCGCGCCGCGCCCAGAAGACCGGCCCGCTCAAGCTCGACATGGTCGAGGGCATGATGGCTTTCGAAACCGCCAAGGCCTATGTCGCCAGCCAGGCGGGCAAGCATTACCCGGCGCCGGTCGAGGCGGTCAAGGCGATCCAGAAGGCCGCGCCCAAATCGCGCGACGAGGCCTTGAAGATCGAGGGCCAGCACTTCGCCAAGGTTGCCAAGACCACAGTGGCCGATGCGCTGATCGGCCTGTTCCTCAACGACCAGTTCCTCAAGAAGAAGGCCAAGGCCGCGGCCAAGATCGCGCGCCCGGTGAAGCAGGCGGCGGTGCTCGGCGCCGGCATCATGGGTGGTGGCATCGCCTACCAGAGCGCGGTCAAGGGCACGCCGATCATCATGAAGGACATCGCCGACAAGGCGCTGGACCTGGGCATGAGTGAGGCCAACAAACTGCTGGCCAAGCAGGTCGAACGCAAGAAGCTCACGCCGGAAAAGGCCGGCGCGATCCTCGCCAGCATCCGCCCGACGCTGAACTACGGGGATTTCGGCAACGTGGATATCGTCATCGAGGCCGTAGTCGAGAACCCCAAGGTCAAGAAGAGCGTGCTGGCCGAGGTCGAGGGCCTGGTCAAGCCGGGCACCATCATCGCCTCCAACACCTCGTCCATCTCCATCGACGAGCTGGCCACTGCGCTCAAGCATCCCGAGAACTTCCTCGGCATGCACTTCTTCAACCCGGTGCACCGGATGCCGCTGGTCGAGGTGATCTACGGCAGCAAGACCAGCAAGGAGGCCATCGCCACGGTGGCCAATTACGCCAGCGCCATGGGCAAGACCCCGATCGTGGTCAAGAACTGCCCGGGCTTCCTGGTCAACCGCATTCTGTTCCCGTACTTCGGCGGCTGGTCGGCGCTGCTGCGCGACGGCGCCGACTTCCAGAAGATCGACAAGGTCATGGAGAACTTCGGCTGGCCGATGGGGCCCGCCTACCTGCAGGACGTGGTCGGCATCGACACCTCGCACCACGTCGGGGACGTGCTGGCGGAAGGCTATCCCGACCGCATGAGCAAGGCGTTCAAGACCGCGCTCGACGTGATGTACGAGAACAAGCGCTACGGCCAGAAGAATGGCGTCGGTTTCTACAAGTACGAAACCGACCCCAAGGGCAAGCCGAAGAAGGTCGTGGACCCGTCCACCTATGACCTCATCAAGTCGGTGCAGCCGAACGGCCAGAAGGACTTCAGCGACGAGGAGATCATCGACCGCCACATGCTGCCGATGATCATCGAGACCGTGCGCTGCCTGGACGAGGGCATCGTCGAGAGTCCGCAGGAGGCCGACATGGGCCTGATCCTGGGCATCGGCTTCCCGCCGTTCCGCGGCGGCGCGCTCAAGTACTGCGACACGATCGGCATGAAGACCGTGCTGGAGAAGGCGGCGAAATACGCCCATCTCGGCAAGCTCTACGAGCCGACTGCGTCCATGAAGAAGATGGCCGCCGACGGCAAGACCTATTACAGCAAGTAA
- a CDS encoding phasin family protein, which produces MAKAKRLKKLTTKVERLQNAYAQAFAETNDALTRGIRRLAEHELKSLRAHYESALNSLSAARSSGNVKVMAQAQLELLRETVDRIFQSARVSLDILSDTRKELSKVMAKTKKSSKLKKLVAKVKSRVKKAASQAKKKGKAVRSKARSTARKVQSKGKATARKARSTAKRTATKARKAVKTVQKKATAAVKPVVTQAQSIQKPIVAAVAKPVQAVSAFASPFAPKPAAESTPQPTPPPSNPFKTE; this is translated from the coding sequence ATGGCCAAGGCGAAGCGCCTGAAGAAGCTGACCACCAAGGTCGAGCGACTGCAGAACGCCTACGCCCAGGCCTTTGCCGAGACGAATGACGCGCTGACCCGGGGTATTCGCCGTCTGGCCGAGCACGAGCTCAAGTCCCTGCGCGCGCATTACGAATCCGCCTTGAACAGTCTTAGCGCTGCGCGCAGTTCTGGCAACGTTAAGGTTATGGCCCAGGCCCAGCTCGAGTTGCTCCGGGAAACGGTTGATCGTATCTTCCAGAGCGCCCGCGTCAGCCTGGATATCCTGTCTGACACACGTAAGGAACTCAGCAAAGTTATGGCCAAGACCAAAAAATCCAGCAAACTCAAGAAGCTCGTCGCTAAGGTTAAGAGCCGCGTGAAGAAGGCCGCCAGCCAAGCCAAGAAGAAGGGCAAGGCCGTACGCAGCAAGGCCAGGTCCACCGCGCGTAAAGTCCAGTCCAAGGGCAAGGCCACGGCGCGCAAGGCCAGATCCACCGCCAAGCGCACCGCCACGAAGGCCCGCAAGGCGGTCAAGACCGTACAGAAGAAAGCCACGGCAGCGGTGAAGCCGGTGGTGACCCAGGCCCAGTCCATCCAGAAGCCGATCGTCGCCGCGGTGGCCAAGCCGGTGCAGGCGGTCAGTGCCTTCGCCTCGCCGTTCGCACCCAAGCCGGCGGCCGAAAGCACACCGCAGCCGACCCCGCCGCCGAGCAACCCGTTCAAGACCGAGTAG
- a CDS encoding metalloregulator ArsR/SmtB family transcription factor: MSRFDLEYGTQLCRLLSDATRLRLLLLLESFELTVAELTELTGLAQSRVSTHLGKLRELNLVRDKRVGASAFYSANLRAQPAGTRQLLEGLLRSLDDHQIRHDRERAQQLVEARSHQQTWAESVAGRMERHYSPGRTWEATARALIGLTRLGRVLDIGSGDGVLAELLAGQAEHVDCLDASAAVVEAGQRRLARFSNVTFHRGDMHQLPFPARGFDQAFLMHVLTYTQQPQQVLAEAARVLKPGGQLVGATLKRHGHKETVATYNHVNLGYTEPRLRSLLQEAGFRVERCAVTSREPRPPYFEVITLLATRLG, from the coding sequence ATGAGCCGTTTCGATCTCGAATATGGCACCCAGCTGTGCCGCCTGCTGAGCGATGCCACGCGCCTGCGCCTGCTGTTGCTACTGGAGTCGTTCGAGCTGACGGTGGCCGAACTGACCGAGCTGACCGGTCTGGCCCAGAGCCGGGTCTCGACCCATCTCGGCAAGCTGCGCGAGCTGAACCTAGTGCGCGACAAACGCGTCGGCGCCAGCGCCTTTTATTCCGCCAATCTGCGCGCGCAGCCCGCCGGCACCCGCCAGCTGCTGGAAGGCCTGTTGCGCAGCCTCGACGACCACCAGATCCGGCACGACCGCGAGCGCGCGCAGCAGCTGGTCGAGGCGCGCAGCCATCAGCAGACCTGGGCGGAATCGGTCGCCGGGCGCATGGAACGGCATTACTCGCCCGGTCGCACCTGGGAAGCCACGGCGCGGGCGCTGATCGGCCTGACGCGTCTGGGGCGTGTGCTGGACATCGGCTCGGGCGACGGCGTGCTGGCGGAGCTGCTGGCGGGACAGGCCGAGCATGTGGACTGTCTGGATGCGAGCGCCGCCGTGGTCGAGGCCGGCCAGCGGCGGCTGGCGCGCTTCAGCAACGTGACCTTCCATCGCGGCGACATGCATCAGCTGCCCTTCCCCGCACGGGGCTTCGACCAGGCCTTCCTCATGCATGTGTTGACCTATACCCAGCAGCCGCAGCAGGTACTGGCCGAGGCCGCACGCGTGCTCAAACCGGGCGGCCAGCTGGTCGGTGCCACCCTCAAGCGGCACGGCCACAAGGAAACCGTGGCCACCTACAACCACGTCAACCTGGGCTACACGGAGCCCCGGCTGCGCAGTCTGCTGCAGGAGGCCGGCTTCCGGGTCGAACGCTGCGCGGTGACCAGCCGCGAGCCGCGGCCACCCTACTTCGAGGTCATCACCCTGCTGGCCACCCGGCTCGGCTGA
- a CDS encoding VTT domain-containing protein yields MRRKTKILAALLWLALLGASFAWAGSQGYGVLDLARALHAHIAGHSYAPMVYILIYALRPLIFFPAMWLTLLGGSVFGFWPALFYTVIGQNLSAQLAYGLGRLLVNGQTAGGTARGLLARWRALLDEQAFSTVLILRVVYSPYELVSYGCGLLRVPWMPYTLATLLGTMPSLLTFVSFGASLDFAELGQGVRQPSLLELLDARQLLISGGLLAFSLLVAWAVGRRHRQHVITGSA; encoded by the coding sequence ATGCGACGCAAGACCAAGATTCTGGCTGCTCTGCTCTGGCTGGCGCTGCTCGGTGCCAGCTTCGCCTGGGCCGGCAGCCAGGGGTATGGGGTGCTGGATCTGGCACGGGCCCTACACGCGCATATCGCCGGACACAGCTATGCGCCGATGGTCTATATCCTCATCTATGCGCTGCGCCCGCTGATTTTCTTCCCCGCGATGTGGCTGACCTTGCTCGGCGGCAGCGTGTTCGGCTTCTGGCCGGCGCTGTTTTACACCGTCATCGGCCAGAATCTGTCGGCACAGCTGGCCTATGGCCTGGGCCGCCTGCTGGTCAACGGTCAGACGGCCGGCGGTACGGCGCGCGGCCTGCTGGCGCGCTGGCGCGCGCTGCTGGACGAGCAGGCCTTCAGCACGGTACTGATCCTGCGCGTCGTCTACTCCCCCTACGAGCTGGTCAGCTACGGCTGCGGCCTGCTGCGCGTGCCTTGGATGCCTTATACGCTGGCCACGCTGCTCGGGACGATGCCCAGCCTGCTGACCTTCGTCAGCTTTGGCGCATCGCTGGACTTTGCGGAACTCGGCCAGGGCGTGCGGCAGCCCTCGTTGCTGGAATTGCTGGATGCGCGCCAACTGCTGATTTCAGGCGGATTGCTGGCCTTCAGTCTGCTGGTGGCCTGGGCCGTGGGCCGGCGCCACCGGCAGCACGTCATCACCGGCAGCGCGTAG